The genomic interval GGATGAGCCACCCGCTCAGGTGGCTCATCGACTCCGTCGATGTAGAAGCCGACTGCAACCGAGACGGCCCGAAGCCGCAATCGGGCGTGGTTCCCCGCTCCCGCTCATCCGTCTGCCTCAGCCGCCACATCCACGGAGTGGATGAGCCACCCGCTCAGGTGGCTCATCGACTCCGTCGATGTAGAAGCCGACTGCAACCGAGACGGCCCGAAGCCGCAACCGGGCGGGCTTCCCGCTTCCCGCTCATCCGCGCCCCTACGCCGCCACATCCACGGAGTGGATGAGCCACCCGACCGCAGGTGGCTCATCGACTCTGCCGATTGGGAGGCTCGACGAATCCCGAGGCGGCCGGCAGCCGCTCCATCCGCGGGATCTCCTCCCGCTTGGTTGGGGCGTCCTTCGTCGTCTCCATCGCGCCACCCGGACGAGCGACCCGACTCACCGCAGGAACGCGTCCGCCAGCCCGCCGTCCACGTGGATGATTTGGCCGGTCGTCCGGCTGCTCGCGTCGCTCAAGAGGAACCACGCGGCCTCGGCTTGGTCCTCGGGCCGGATCGGGTTGTGCGTGAGCGTCCGCTCGGCGTAGAACTGCGCGAGCCGGTTGCGCAGGTCCTCGGTCTTGCCGTTCTCGGCATCGTGCTCGATGCCGTACTTGGCGAGGCTCGCGAGCACGCGCTGGCGCGGAAACATCGTCGAGCCGGCGACGACGGTCGCGGGAGCGATCGCGTTCACGCGGACCGTCGGGCTCATCTCCACGGCCAGCTCGCGAACGAGGTGATCCGCCGCGGCCTTCGAGCAGTCGTAGGCGACGCTGCCCTTCTTCGCGACCACGGCGTTGACGCTTGTCGTGAGCACGACCGAGCCCTCGAGGCCTTGGGCGTCGAAGACGGGCTTCATCTCCCAGACGGCGTTGTACGAGCCGCGTACGTTGACGTCGAAGGTGAGCTGCCACTGCTGCGGCGTCACCTGCCCGGTCGCCGGGTCCTGCGGGACGAAGACGCCGGCGGTGACGACGAGGTGGTCGATGCCGCCGTAGGCGAGCACCGCGTGCTTGATCAGGCCGGCGAGCGACACCGTGTCGGTGATGTTCGCGGCGGCCGCGGTCGCTGGACCGCATCCCGAGACGCCCGTCCCCGCGACGCCGATGCCCTGGCCGTACGCGGCCGTCAGATCGTCGGCGGTTTCCTGGGCGGCCTCGAGCTTCATGTCGGCGGAGACGATGTGCCCGCCCTGGGCGGCCAGCTTCTCGGCCACGGCCCTGCCGATGCCCGAGCCGGCGCCGACGACGACGACCACGCGGCGGGCCAGCGGCTTCTCGGCGGGCATCCGCTGGAGCTTCGCCTCCTCGAGCGCCCAGTATTCGATGTCGAAGGCCTCCTGCTGGGGCAGCCCGACGTACGCGTCGATCGCCTCGGCCCCCCGCATCACCTCGACGGCGCAGCAGTAGAACTCGGCGGTGACGCGGCTCTCGCTCTTGTTCTTGCCCCACGCGATCAAGCCCAGGCCGGGGATGAGCACGACCGTGGGGTTCGGATCCCGCATCGCGGGCGAGTCGGGCTTCTTGCAGGCTTCGTAGTAGCTCCGGTAGTCGGCGCGATACCTCTCGAGGCCCTCGTCGAGCCGCTGCTTGAGCACGTCAACGTCGCCGGACGCCGGATCCCAGTCGACGTAGAGCGGCTTGATCTTCGTCCGCAGGAAGTGGTCCGGGCAGGAGGTGCCCAGCTCGGCGAGGCGGGCGGCGTCGTGCGAGTTGACGAACTGCAGCACGCTCTCGCGATCGTCGACCGTGCCGATGAAGCGCTGCTGCTGCGAGACGCGGCCGCGGAGCCAGGGAAGGACTTGCACGAGCAGTGCCTCACGCTCGTCGAGTCCCGGGGTGCGGTACTTCGCACCGCCGAAGGTCTGCTCGTGCTTGTCGTGGTCGGCGATGTAGCGAGCGGCGGTGTCGATCAGGTCCAGCGAGAGGTCGTAGCAGGCTCTCGCGTCGTCGTGCCAGTTGATGAGCCCGTGAGCCGCCATCAGCAGGCCTTCCAGCCGCGGGTTCTTCTTCTGCTCCTCGTGCATGAGCAGGCCCAGCTCGAAGCCGGGCCGCATCCACGGCACCCAGCCCAGCCGCCCGCCCCAGATTGTCTGCGTCAGCTCCTGGTTGTTCTTCGAGGCCGCCACCGCGATCACCGCGTTGGGGTGCATGTGGTCGACGTGCCGGGCGGGCAGAAAGGCGTGCAGCGGCGTGTCGATGCTCGACGCCCGCGGATTCAAGTCGAAGGTGCAGTGCCTGTAGTTGGCGACCTGCTCGTCCTCGGCCGGCGTCTTGAGGCCGGTGTCCGAGCGGGCTTCGTAGGACGCCTTCAGCTGCTCCAGGCTCGCCATCGAGAGCGAGGCGAAGTTCTCTCTCTTCGACGTCCGCAGGTCGCCGCCTGAGCCCTTCACCCAGAGCACGTCGACCTCTTCGCCGGTGAGCGGGTCCTTCTGCTTGACCTTCGAGGAGGTGTTGCCGCCGCCGGTGTTGGTGATCCGCTGGTCGGCGCCGAGGATGTTGGAGCGGTAGACGAGGGCGTCGACCGGATCGGAAGGCGCCTCGGCGTCGTTCCAGAGGTACGCGACGTGGGGGCTGTTCTTCAGTGCGGCGGGATCGGGCATGGGGGGTGCTCGGAGGAGACGAAGCGGGTGCTTGGGGCAAAAGCAACATAACCGGAAATCCTGGCGGGGTCAAAACCAACCAAACGGACATTCTCAGCTTGAAGTCGGGTCGAATCGGCGGTACGCTCGGTGTGGCTCCGATGATTGCCCCGCACCGCCACCGATCCATCCTCGTCCGCATCCAAGCCGGCGGCGTCGCCCGCGTGAGCGAACTCGCGCGGGAACTCGACGTCACCGAGGAGACGATCCGCCGGGACCTCAAAGCGCTCGCCGACCGCGGCGAGGTCGAGCGGGTGCACGGCGGCGCGGTCGCTCCGCCGGCCGAGCCCGAGCGGGAGCTGCCCTTCGCGCAGCGTCACGCCGCCCACGCCGCGGCCAAGCGGGCGATCGCCGCGGCGGCGGCGAGCGCCGTGGAGCCCGGCCAGGCGATCGCGCTGGATCCCTCGACCACCGCCTGTCAGCTCGCGCTGCTGCTCCCCGACGCGCCGCTGACGGTCGTCACCAACTCCCTGGTCGTCTGCTCGCTGCTCGCCGAGAAGCCAGCCATCGAGGTGATCTGCACCGGCGGCACGCTCGATCCCGAGGCGATGGCCTTCTTCGGCCTCGCCACAGCCGAGGCGCTGGAGAAGCTCCGCGTGGACCGGCTGTTCTTCTCCTGCCGTGGGGTCGATCTGGGTTTCGGCGACGGGGCGGGGCGCGGCCTCTCCGAGACCAACGACCGTCACGCCGCCCTGAAGCTCGCGATGCTCCGGTCGGCCCAAGCCGCGACGCTGCTGGTCGACACGAGCAAGCTTGGCCACGCCTCCACCGTCCTCTACGCGCCCGTCGACGCCGCCGACCGCGTGATCGTCGAACGCTCCGCCGATCCCGAGCGTGCTGCCGCGGTCGCGCGCTTGCGCTCCTCCGGCGTGGAGGTGGAGGAAGCCCAAGCCTCCGCACCGCCCCGCGGCGTCGCCGCCGCCTGAACCCCCTTCCTCAACGCACATGCCCTCCACCCCCGCCCACGACCGCGCCCTCTCCGCCCTGGACCGCTTCCGCGTCGAGCTGCCCAGCTGGGGCTTCGCCGACACCGGCACCCGCTTCGGCAAGTTCTTCCAGGACGCCGCCGCCAGCAATCTGGAGGAGAAGCTCCACGACGCCGGCCACGTCCACCAGCTGACCGCCGCCTGCCCCACCGTCGCGGTCCACGTCCTCTGGGACTTCGACGACGCCAGCGACACGTCGTCGGCGGAGAAAACCAAGAAGATGGCCGCCGATCACGGCGTCTCCATCGGCAGCGTGAACCCGAACCTGTTCCAGGACCAGGAGTACCGCCACGGCTCGCTCTGCTCGCCCGACGCATCGGCCCGCGAGCGGGCGATGACGCACTGCCGGGAGAGCATCGCGCTGGGCGCCGCCGTGGGCTCGAAGAGCCTGGCGATGTGGATGGCCGACGGCACCAACTACCCCGGCCAGGACAGCATCCGCCGCCGCTTCGGGGCGTTGAAGGAGGCGTACGTCCAGCTGGCGTCGCACATGCGCGACGCGTGGCCCGGGGCCACCTTCCTCGCCGAGTACAAGCCCTTCGAGCCGGCTTTCTACCAGACCGACATCCCCGATTGGGGGGCGTCGCTGCTGCTGTGCCAGGCCGCCGGCGACAACGCGAAGGTGCTCGTCGACACCGGGCACCACCTGCCCGGCTGCAACATCGAGCAGATCGTGGCGCTCCTGCTCGCGGAGGGCCGCCTCGGCGGCTTCCACTTCAACGACCGCAAGTACGCCGATGACGACCTGACGCTCGGCTCCATCGACCCGTACGCCGTCTTCCGGATCTTCCACGAGATCGCGAGCTTCGAGCACGACACCGGCCTCGCCCCCGGCGGCGCCGGAGTCGACTACATGATCGACCAGAGCCACAACCTCAAGCCCAAGCTCGAGGCCATGGTGCAGACGGTGTGCGAGGCTCAGAAGCAGTTCGCGAAGGCTCAGCTCGTGGATCGCGCCAAGCTTGCGGAGTTTCAGGGGGCGGGCGACCTCGTCGGCGCCGAAACGGTGCTGAAGGAGGCTTACGAGGCGGACGTCTCCGGGCTGCTGGCCGAGTGGCGGAGGGCCCACGGCGCGGCGGAGGACCCGCTGGCGACGCTGCGCTCCAGCGGCGTCATCGAGCAGCTGGGGAAGGAGCGAGCCGCGGCGCGCGAGGCGGCCGGCGGACAGCGCGGCGGCGGCTACGCGTGAGGGTCGCGATCGCGGGCGCGGCGGCGTGGAGCCCGCCCGCGGACCCGCGTCCGGTTCGTCGATCCCGACGAGCGATCCGCGGCGGCGTGCTCAGGCCGGGTCGGGCAGATCGGCAAGGAAGCGGGCGAGCTCGGGGAGGGCCGGGCTGCGGGCCTCGCGGACGTAGAAGCCCGACGTGCCGGTGCCGCAGGCGAGGCAGCCGGCCGCGTCGAGGCCCGCGAGCAGGCCCAGCGTGAAGCCGGCGTTGAAGTTGTCGCCGGCACCGGTGGAGAGCCTCGGCTCCTGGATGTACGGCCCCCGGAAGTGGGCGGCGTCGAGCCCGCTCCCGCCGTGGATCGAGGCCGCCGCGCCCTCGCGGGGGTGCACGACCACGCCGTGCAGGCCCAGCTCCGCGCGAATCCTTTCCGCGGTGGCGATGAGACCGTCGGCGTCGGTCGCTCCCGCCGCCTCGCCGATGCCCAGCACGCCCATCGTCTGGCCGGCCTCGGAAAGATTCAGCCCGAGCACGACGCGGGCTTTGCTCTCGAAGGTCGACAGCAGCCGGCACACACCCGCCAGGTCATCGTCCTCACGCTTCGCCGGGTCGGCGAAGTCGACGAAGAGGTAGGGCCGCTCGGCCTCGCTCCTCTCGGGGATCATCTCCACGAGCATCCGGTAGACCGATTCGCACTTGGGCAGCATCGTCCAGTTGGTGAAGCCGAAGGCTCTGGACCGCACCACCAGCTCGCGGAGGTCGTCCTCGGGGATTGCTGCGCGGACCATGTCCGCGTCGAGATTCGCCACGTGGGCGTACTTCCCGAGCATCAGCTTGCCGTTGCCGAACTCCACCGCGTCGGTGAAGCCCGGGTCGCAAACCGGGAACGCCTCCACCCGGCGGGCAAACTCCGCGAAGATGCCGTGAACGTTGGGCCGGCCCAGGGCGCCGATGTAGGCCACCCGCAGCGTCGCCTCGAGCATGGCGTTGGCCATGATCGGGCCGTTGCCGCCGAGCTTCTCCTGGTTCACGACGAACTCGAAGTTCGCCGACTTCCCATCCGCCGCGAGGATGCGCTCGCCGAAGGCCCTGATCGTGGGCATCGGCGTGAAGCTGTCCACGTCGGACCGCTTCTGGACCACGCGGATGATGCTGTCGACGAAGCCGTCGAAGCCGATCAGGACGGGGGTCTGGGGGGCCTTCGTCGCGAACGCGCGGAGGGCGGCGGCGGCGGCGGTGGCGGTCTGTTGGCGATCGGGCATTTCGATTCGATGTCCTTCACCGTGTCGGGAACCGACGAGCAAGAAACGAGGGGGTGAGTCCTAGGGAAGCACTCGGCCCCCGGAGTACTCGGAGCGTGGCATCACGCTTCCAATGATCGATCACGCCGCTGAAGGCAAAGGCGCCCGAGGACGGCAGCCCTTCCCCAGGACGTGCCCCCAAACCCCCCGGACCCCCGAGTCCCTCCGCGCTGCCCGAAGCGTCCGGCACACTCAGCTGCTCTTCAACGAACGACCTTCGGCCTTCAGATCCCGACAAGCCTCCTTGACCCGCTCCGCCATGGAAGTCTCGCCCGCCTTCAGGTACACCCGCGGGTCGTACATCTTCTTGTTGCCGACCTCGCCGTCGATCTTCAGCACCCCGCTGTAGTTCTTGATGATGTGGTCGGCCACGCCGCGCGTGAAGGCGTATTGGCAGTCGGTGTCGACGTTCATCTTCACGACGCCGTAGCCGAGGGTCTCGTCGATCTCGTGCTTTTCCGAACCCGAGCCGCCGTGGAAGACCAGGTAGAAGCTGGCGTCGTCGCCGAACTTCTTCTTGATGGCGTCCTGGCCTTCCTTGAGCAGCCCGGGCTTCAACTTCACGGCCCCGGGCTTGTAAGCGCCGTGGACGTTGCCGAAGGTCGCGGCGAACATGTACGTGCCGTCCACGCCCTTCATCCGCTCGTAAACGCGGACCATGTCCTCGGGCGTCGTGTAGAGGTGCTCCTCGGGCGTGTCGTCGCTGCCGGCGGCGCCGTCCTCCTCGCCGCCGACGACGCCGGCCTCGATCTCGATGACCTGGCCAATCTTGGCCATCCGCTCGTAGATCGGCACGGACAGGTCCAGATTCTCCTCCAGCGGGAGGCCCGACGCGTCGAGCATGTGCGACTGGAACAGGGGGAGCTTGCCCTCGCTCACACGCCGCTCGGACTCCTCGATCAGCGGGATCAGGAAGTCGTCGACGTTGCCGGGCGGGCAGTGGTCGGTGTGCATCGCCACGTTGACGTCCAGCTTGGCGGCCACGCGGTGGACGTGCTCGGCGATGGAGATCGCCCCCGTGACCATGTCGCCACAGACCTGCCCCGCCGCGAACTTGCCGCCGCCGGTGGAGACCTGGAGGATGCCGTCGCTGCCGAGCTCCTGGAACGCCTTGAGCGCCGCGTTGGCGGTGACCATCGAGGTCACGTTGATCGCGGGGTAGGCGAAGCCGTGCTCGAAGGCGTTCTCGAGCATCTGGACGTAGGTCTTCGGGTCGGCGATGGGCAAGGTGTTGGGATCTTTGGGTGGGAGGAAACGGGCTGGCGGGCGGCGACTATACAGGTGCCCACCCCGCATCGACGCACCGGCGGCCTGCGCCCGCCGCCGGTGGCCGCGGGCTGGAGGCTCCCCGGGATCGCGTCACCGCCGGGATGCTCGGACGCGACGCCGTTGGGACGACACGCGTTGAGGCGCCCGCTCAGCCGGCGGATGCCGCCGGAGCGGAACCCGATCGGCGATCCGCGTGTCGCGACGTCAGCGCCAGCACCCGACCCGCCACCGCCTCCGCGTTCAAGCCGATGCGCTCAAAGACTCCGCGGGTGTTCGCGTGCAGGCGCTGCTTGCCCTGGCGGATCCGCCGCGCTACCGCGTCCACCAGCCGGAGGTACACCCGCAGCGACAGCCCCGCCATCACCGTCCCCGCCGACGCCGCCCGCACCGCGTCGCCATCTGCAAGCGGCCGCTGCCCGCGGCGTCGCTGCGCCTCCGCCGACTCGTCCAGCGGCCGCAGCCACGCGCCGCACCTGCGCCGCTGCGGAAGCGGGCACCGCGGACCGACGGCCTCCCGACGTCCGGGCGGCCCGCGGTCTGCGGGTCCATCGGGCTCGTTCTCCGCCGCTCGCTCCGCCGCCGGCACGTCCCGTCGCAGGCGCCCCGCCAGCGACGTGTACCGCCCCTCCTCCGGCGTGTCGCAGGCCCCCGCCGCGAACGGGTTCAGGTCCACGTAGACCATGGTCGCCACCAGCTGCTCTTCGTCCTCGATGCGCTTGCACTTGTAGACGCCTTCCCAGAACGAGCCTCCCACGCCCTCGAGCTTGTTCCCCTCTTGGGCCACGTGCTGCTTGAGGTCCTTCATGAACTGCGGCAGGCTCACCAGCTTCTTCCGCGTCGCCTCCACCGCGTCCGCGTCCGCCGCCATCTCCGCGATCGCCTCCTCGGAAGTCTCCACCGCCTCCCTCGCCCGGTTCCGCTTGGGGTGGATCCGCAGCCACCGACGCACCACTTCCTCCGCCGACCACGCCTCGGCGCCTCTCGGATCCGTCCGGAGGATCAGGTGCACGTGGTTGTTCATCAGCGAGAACCCCAGCACCTCCACCGTCGTCGCCTCGGTCAACCGATCCAGCTGCGCCATCACCAGTTGCTTGCGGAGATCAGCGGGCTCTGCGGGCGGATCGGGTGTCTTGCCGCCGCGTCCCGGCACGAGAAGGTGCAGCGACCGCGAGCAGCGTGAAGTGACGTGGTAGATCGCCGGACGCGACTCCACGAGAACATGCGAGCGAATCTGACGCATCAAGAGCCTCCTCAGCATCGAAACAAAACCATCAACGCCAGCACCGGCCAGCTCCACCCACCCACCTCGACACCCTAGCGTCTCTCGTTGTGGGTGTCACCCCATGCAAAAGCTTCCGCATCGAGATCTGTGGCAGTGTCCCTCTATCTCTTGCGACGGGTGTCTCACGATGGGGCTTTGCAGCGGGGGCTTTGCCGTGGGTGTCACCCCATGTATGGGGCATGCGGAGTGGCTGATCCGCGGAGGCCGGATGCAGCCGCCGGGCCTCGCCGAGGTTGACGCCTCGAGGGCGGACGGCCGCTTACACGCCGCCTCCCCCCGACGAGTGAGGCGGAGGTGCCGGAGGGCTTCGCCGCCGCGTGGGAGGGCTGCCCAGCCGCGAAGGACTTCTTCAAGTCGCTGGCCGAGTCGAGCCGTTACGCCATCACCTACGGGCTGACGACCG from Phycisphaera mikurensis NBRC 102666 carries:
- the fbaA gene encoding class II fructose-bisphosphate aldolase; amino-acid sequence: MPIADPKTYVQMLENAFEHGFAYPAINVTSMVTANAALKAFQELGSDGILQVSTGGGKFAAGQVCGDMVTGAISIAEHVHRVAAKLDVNVAMHTDHCPPGNVDDFLIPLIEESERRVSEGKLPLFQSHMLDASGLPLEENLDLSVPIYERMAKIGQVIEIEAGVVGGEEDGAAGSDDTPEEHLYTTPEDMVRVYERMKGVDGTYMFAATFGNVHGAYKPGAVKLKPGLLKEGQDAIKKKFGDDASFYLVFHGGSGSEKHEIDETLGYGVVKMNVDTDCQYAFTRGVADHIIKNYSGVLKIDGEVGNKKMYDPRVYLKAGETSMAERVKEACRDLKAEGRSLKSS
- a CDS encoding bifunctional rhamnulose-1-phosphate aldolase/short-chain dehydrogenase, giving the protein MPDPAALKNSPHVAYLWNDAEAPSDPVDALVYRSNILGADQRITNTGGGNTSSKVKQKDPLTGEEVDVLWVKGSGGDLRTSKRENFASLSMASLEQLKASYEARSDTGLKTPAEDEQVANYRHCTFDLNPRASSIDTPLHAFLPARHVDHMHPNAVIAVAASKNNQELTQTIWGGRLGWVPWMRPGFELGLLMHEEQKKNPRLEGLLMAAHGLINWHDDARACYDLSLDLIDTAARYIADHDKHEQTFGGAKYRTPGLDEREALLVQVLPWLRGRVSQQQRFIGTVDDRESVLQFVNSHDAARLAELGTSCPDHFLRTKIKPLYVDWDPASGDVDVLKQRLDEGLERYRADYRSYYEACKKPDSPAMRDPNPTVVLIPGLGLIAWGKNKSESRVTAEFYCCAVEVMRGAEAIDAYVGLPQQEAFDIEYWALEEAKLQRMPAEKPLARRVVVVVGAGSGIGRAVAEKLAAQGGHIVSADMKLEAAQETADDLTAAYGQGIGVAGTGVSGCGPATAAAANITDTVSLAGLIKHAVLAYGGIDHLVVTAGVFVPQDPATGQVTPQQWQLTFDVNVRGSYNAVWEMKPVFDAQGLEGSVVLTTSVNAVVAKKGSVAYDCSKAAADHLVRELAVEMSPTVRVNAIAPATVVAGSTMFPRQRVLASLAKYGIEHDAENGKTEDLRNRLAQFYAERTLTHNPIRPEDQAEAAWFLLSDASSRTTGQIIHVDGGLADAFLR
- a CDS encoding DeoR/GlpR family DNA-binding transcription regulator; this encodes MIAPHRHRSILVRIQAGGVARVSELARELDVTEETIRRDLKALADRGEVERVHGGAVAPPAEPERELPFAQRHAAHAAAKRAIAAAAASAVEPGQAIALDPSTTACQLALLLPDAPLTVVTNSLVVCSLLAEKPAIEVICTGGTLDPEAMAFFGLATAEALEKLRVDRLFFSCRGVDLGFGDGAGRGLSETNDRHAALKLAMLRSAQAATLLVDTSKLGHASTVLYAPVDAADRVIVERSADPERAAAVARLRSSGVEVEEAQASAPPRGVAAA
- a CDS encoding TIM barrel protein: MPSTPAHDRALSALDRFRVELPSWGFADTGTRFGKFFQDAAASNLEEKLHDAGHVHQLTAACPTVAVHVLWDFDDASDTSSAEKTKKMAADHGVSIGSVNPNLFQDQEYRHGSLCSPDASARERAMTHCRESIALGAAVGSKSLAMWMADGTNYPGQDSIRRRFGALKEAYVQLASHMRDAWPGATFLAEYKPFEPAFYQTDIPDWGASLLLCQAAGDNAKVLVDTGHHLPGCNIEQIVALLLAEGRLGGFHFNDRKYADDDLTLGSIDPYAVFRIFHEIASFEHDTGLAPGGAGVDYMIDQSHNLKPKLEAMVQTVCEAQKQFAKAQLVDRAKLAEFQGAGDLVGAETVLKEAYEADVSGLLAEWRRAHGAAEDPLATLRSSGVIEQLGKERAAAREAAGGQRGGGYA
- a CDS encoding transposase gives rise to the protein MRQIRSHVLVESRPAIYHVTSRCSRSLHLLVPGRGGKTPDPPAEPADLRKQLVMAQLDRLTEATTVEVLGFSLMNNHVHLILRTDPRGAEAWSAEEVVRRWLRIHPKRNRAREAVETSEEAIAEMAADADAVEATRKKLVSLPQFMKDLKQHVAQEGNKLEGVGGSFWEGVYKCKRIEDEEQLVATMVYVDLNPFAAGACDTPEEGRYTSLAGRLRRDVPAAERAAENEPDGPADRGPPGRREAVGPRCPLPQRRRCGAWLRPLDESAEAQRRRGQRPLADGDAVRAASAGTVMAGLSLRVYLRLVDAVARRIRQGKQRLHANTRGVFERIGLNAEAVAGRVLALTSRHADRRSGSAPAASAG
- a CDS encoding PfkB family carbohydrate kinase, coding for MPDRQQTATAAAAALRAFATKAPQTPVLIGFDGFVDSIIRVVQKRSDVDSFTPMPTIRAFGERILAADGKSANFEFVVNQEKLGGNGPIMANAMLEATLRVAYIGALGRPNVHGIFAEFARRVEAFPVCDPGFTDAVEFGNGKLMLGKYAHVANLDADMVRAAIPEDDLRELVVRSRAFGFTNWTMLPKCESVYRMLVEMIPERSEAERPYLFVDFADPAKREDDDLAGVCRLLSTFESKARVVLGLNLSEAGQTMGVLGIGEAAGATDADGLIATAERIRAELGLHGVVVHPREGAAASIHGGSGLDAAHFRGPYIQEPRLSTGAGDNFNAGFTLGLLAGLDAAGCLACGTGTSGFYVREARSPALPELARFLADLPDPA